A genomic region of Eucalyptus grandis isolate ANBG69807.140 chromosome 5, ASM1654582v1, whole genome shotgun sequence contains the following coding sequences:
- the LOC104444376 gene encoding pectinesterase 2-like has product MGFLQKFMILLFLPLLPSQTISAYSSSDVTSWCSKMPYPQPCEYFLTHNPKQAPIKQKSDFLKISMQLALERAQLAHDHTHSLESKCSNEREKAAWADCLQLYEHTVLRLNRTIGHECTQDEAQTWLSTALTNLETCRAGFVELGISDNVLPLMSNNVSKLISNTLALNHAPFTTPNYTKKFPTWVRPSDRKLLQSSSAVSKANIVVARDGSGNYKTISEAITAASKQTGTARYIIYIKAGTYNENIEVGSKLDNIMFVGDGIGKTIITGSKSVGGGSTTFKSATVAVVGDGFVAQDITFRNTAGAANHQAVALRSGSDLSVFYRCSFEGYQDTLYVHSERQFYRECDIYGTVDFIFGNAAVVFQNCNIYARNPPNKVNTLTAQGRTDPNQNTGISIHNCKVTAASDLKSIQSSVKTYLGRPWKQYSRTVFMKTYLDSLVNSAGWMEWDGNFALDTLYYGEYVNTGPGSSTTNRVKWAGYHVITSATEAAKFTVGSFLAGGTWLPATGVPYTSGL; this is encoded by the exons ATGGGTTTTCTTCAAAAGTTCATGATCCTTCTCTTCTTGCCTCTGTTGCCATCTCAAACCATTTCTGCCTATTCCTCTAGCGATGTGACATCCTGGTGTAGCAAAATGCCTTATCCTCAACCTTGTGAGTACTTCTTGACCCACAACCCCAAGCAAGCTCCCATCAAGCAAAAATCCGATTTCCTCAAGATCTCGATGCAACTGGCTCTAGAGCGAGCTCAATTAGCCCACGACCACACACACTCGTTGGAGTCGAAGTGCAGCAACGAACGAGAGAAGGCTGCTTGGGCCGACTGCCTCCAACTGTACGAGCACACTGTTCTTCGTTTGAACAGAACCATCGGCCACGAGTGCACCCAAGATGAGGCGCAAACGTGGCTTAGTACGGCCTTGACCAATCTCGAGACATGCCGAGCTGGGTTCGTTGAATTAGGCATCTCTGACAATGTATTGCCTTTGATGTCAAATAATGTTTCCAAGTTGATAAGCAACACTTTGGCCCTCAACCATGCACCCTTCACTACGCCTAACTACACGAAGAAATTTCCCACTTGGGTGAGGCCTAGCGACCGAAAGCTCTTGCAGTCTTCATCTGCGGTTTCAAAGGCCAATATCGTGGTGGCTCGGGACGGTTCAGGGAATTACAAGACGATCAGTGAAGCCATAACCGCAGCATCAAAGCAGACTGGCACTGCAAGGTACATCATCTATATCAAGGCTGGTACTTATAATGAGAACATCGAAGTCGGGTCGAAATTGGACAACATTATGTTCGTTGGTGATGGCATTGGGAAGACCATAATCACTGGAAGCAAAAGTGTTGGTGGAGGCTCTACCACTTTCAAATCAGCGACTGTCG CTGTCGTTGGTGATGGATTCGTCGCACAAGATATCACTTTCCGTAATACTGCTGGTGCTGCAAATCACCAAGCTGTTGCTTTGCGCTCTGGCTCTGATCTCTCAGTGTTCTATAGATGTAGCTTTGAAGGTTACCAAGACACTCTCTATGTTCATTCGGAACGTCAATTTTATAGAGAGTGTGACATCTATGGCACCGTTGACTTCATCTTTGGAAATGCGGCCGTTGTTTTCCAGAATTGCAACATCTATGCCAGAAACCCTCCTAACAAAGTCAATACCTTGACCGCACAGGGCCGAACTGACCCAAACCAAAACACTGGCATCTCCATCCACAATTGCAAGGTCACTGCAGCTTCAGACCTAAAGTCAATTCAAAGTTCCGTGAAGACATACCTTGGTAGACCCTGGAAACAATACTCCAGGACAGTCTTCATGAAGACTTATCTTGATAGCTTGGTTAACTCTGCTGGTTGGATGGAGTGGGATGGCAACTTTGCCCTCGACACTCTATACTATGGAGAGTATGTGAACACAGGCCCTGGGTCATCGACTACCAATAGGGTCAAATGGGCAGGTTATCATGTCATCACAAGCGCAACCGAGGCTGCTAAGTTCACCGTTGGGAGCTTCCTTGCCGGGGGCACCTGGTTGCCTGCCACTGGCGTGCCGTACACATCTGGCCTTTAA
- the LOC104444375 gene encoding pectinesterase 2, giving the protein MGSHQKFAILLFLPLLLSPTISGYSSSDVKAWCSKMPYPQPCEYFLTHDPKQASIKQKSDFLKVSMQLALERAQMAHSNTHSLGSKCSNEHEKAAWADCLQLYEYTILRLNRTIVHDCTQDEAQTWLSTALTNLETCQAGFSELGVSGNVLPLMSNNVSKLISNTLALNYAPYTTPNYTKKFPTWVRPGDRKLLQSSSAVSNANIIVAQDGSGNYKTISEAITAASKRSGTARYIIYIKAGTYSENVEVGSKLENIMFVGDGIGKTIITGSKSVGGGSTTFNSATVAVVGDGFIAQDITFRNTAGAANHQAVALRSGSDLSVFYRCGFEGYQDTLYVHSERQFYRECDIYGTVDFIFGNAAVVLQNCNIYARNPPNKVNTVTAQGRTDPNQNTGISIHNCKVTAASDLKSVQSSVKTYLGRPWQEYSRTVFMKTYLDSLINSAGWMEWDGNFALDTLYYGEYLNTGPGSSTASRVTWAGYHVITSATEASKFTVGSFIAGGSWLPATGVPYTSGL; this is encoded by the exons ATGGGTTCTCATCAAAAGTTCGCGATCCTTCTCTTCTTACCTCTATTGCTATCTCCAACCATTTCTGGCTATTCCTCTAGCGATGTGAAAGCCTGGTGTAGCAAAATGCCTTATCCTCAACCTTGTGAGTACTTCTTGACCCACGACCCAAAGCAAGCTTCCATCAAGCAAAAATCCGATTTCCTCAAGGTTTCGATGCAACTCGCACTTGAGAGAGCTCAAATGGCCCATAGCAACACGCACTCGCTAGGGTCGAAGTGCAGCAATGAGCACGAGAAAGCTGCTTGGGCCGACTGCCTCCAGCTGTACGAGTACACTATTCTTCGTCTAAACAGAACTATTGTCCACGATTGCACCCAAGATGAGGCGCAAACTTGGCTCAGCACGGCCTTGACTAATCTCGAGACGTGTCAAGCTGGGTTCTCCGAATTAGGTGTATCCGGCAATGTATTGCCTTTGATgtcaaataatgtctccaagtTGATTAGCAACACTTTGGCCCTAAACTACGCACCCTACACTACACCTAACTACACAAAGAAATTCCCCACTTGGGTGAGGCCTGGCGACCGAAAGCTCTTGCAATCTTCATCTGCCGTGTCTAACGCTAACATCATTGTGGCCCAAGATGGTTCGGGGAACTACAAGACAATTAGTGAAGCCATAACCGCGGCGTCAAAGAGGTCAGGCACTGCTAGGTATATCATCTATATAAAGGCCGGTACATATAGTGAAAATGTTGAAGTTGGATCGAAATTGGAGAACATTATGTTTGTCGGTGATGGTATCGGGAAGACCATAATCACCGGAAGCAAAAGCGTTGGCGGAGGCTCTACCACCTTCAATTCGGCGACTGTTG CTGTCGTTGGTGATGGATTCATTGCACAAGATATCACTTTCCGCAATACTGCTGGTGCAGCAAATCATCAAGCCGTTGCTTTGCGCTCTGGTTCTGATCTCTCGGTGTTCTATAGATGTGGATTTGAAGGTTATCAAGACACTCTCTATGTTCATTCAGAGCGTCAATTCTATAGAGAGTGTGACATCTATGGCACCGTTGACTTCATCTTTGGGAACGCAGCTGTTGTGTTGCAAAATTGCAACATCTATGCTAGAAACCCTCCTAACAAGGTTAATACCGTGACTGCTCAAGGCCGAACTGACCCAAACCAAAACACTGGCATCTCTATCCATAATTGCAAGGTTACCGCAGCTTCCGACCTAAAATCTGTTCAAAGCTCCGTGAAGACATACCTTGGTAGGCCGTGGCAAGAATATTCCAGGACAGTCTTCATGAAGACTTATCTTGATAGCTTGATTAACTCGGCCGGTTGGATGGAATGGGATGGCAACTTTGCCCTCGACACTCTGTACTATGGAGAGTATCTGAACACTGGCCCTGGGTCATCTACTGCTAGTAGGGTCACATGGGCAGGTTACCATGTTATCACAAGTGCAACTGAGGCTTCTAAGTTCACCGTTGGGAGCTTCATTGCTGGGGGCTCTTGGTTGCCCGCCACTGGCGTGCCGTACACATCCGGCCTTTAA